The genomic interval TGCCGAACACATTGCAGTTGAGCATAGTGGCCGtatttagattcaaacttttttcttcaaactttcaaattttccatcacatcaaatgtttggacacatgcatgaagcattaaatgtggatgaaaaagaaaaccaactgcacagtttacatgtaaatcgcgagatgaatcttttaagtttaattacgccatgatttgataatgtggtgctacaataaacatttactaatgacgaattaattaggcttaatagattcgtctcacagtttacagacgaaatctataatttattttgttattagtctacatttaataattcaaatgtatgtccgtatacttaaaaaaaatttggcacatGTATTAAACACAGAAACTCAGCCTGTGTCCTGTGTCAGTGTGCGTGTTGACAAACCTTCAGCCAGCTCGACTATTCATTGTGTGCAATCTGCTGCTAAAACTGCACGTTCTTTGAGCACTGGAAGATTAAACGCCAGCAAACTCatgtttttttcatgaattttcatGCAATTGTTCCACTGTAAAATTCACGAGGCTTACCATCAATGCACATTTTTCTGTACCGATTTCAGGAGAAGCTGCGAGTTGCTGTGCTAGTGTCAAAGGCTGCACTTCAGTTCATCCAAGGTATGAACGATACTGATACCAGTTCACAATCACATCCCAGAATGAAATCaacattttttctcttttccatggAGCCCAATCATGACATTGGCACGATCCTGCAGGACTTGCTCCGGCGAGCGAGTACACGGTCCCCGACGACGTCAAGGCGGCGGGCTACGGCATCTGCGCCGAGGAGCTGAGCTCCATCGTGGAGAGCCACGACATCAAGAAGCTCAAGTCCCATGGCGGCGTGGAGGCCATCGCGGCGAAGCTGTGCACCTCGCCGGAGGACGGGCTCCCGAAGTCGAGGCGCCGGCAAGCCGTCCGGGAGGAGCTGTTCGGCATCAACAGGTTCGCCGAGACGGAGTCACGCAGCTTCTGGGTGTTCGTCTGGGAGGCGCTCCAGGACATGACGCTGATGATCCTCGCGGCGTGCGCCTTCTTCTCCCTCGTCGTCGGCATCGCCACCGAGGGGTGGCCCAAGGGCGCGCACGACGGGCTCGGCATCGTGGCCAGCATCCTTCTCGTCGTCTTCGTCACGGCGACCAGCGACTACCGGCAGTCGCTGCAGTTCAAGGACCTCgacaaggagaagaagaagatcacGGTGCAGGTCTCCCGGAACGGGTACAGGCAGAAGCTGTCCATCTacgacctcctcgccggcgacatcgTGCACCTCTCCATCGGCGACCAGGTGCCCGCCGATGGCTTGTTCCTGTCCGGATTCTCGCTGCTCATCAACGAGTCGAGCCTGACCGGGGAGAGCGAGCCCGTCGCCGTCAATGCCGAGAACCCGTTCCTCCTGTCGGGGACCAAGGTGCAGGATGGTTCTTGCAAGATGCTCGTCACGACGGTCGGGATGAGGACGCAGTGGGGTAAGCTGATGGCCACGCTGAGcgagggcggcgacgatgaGACGCCGTTGCAGGTGAAGCTCAACGGCGTCGCCACCATCATCGGCAAGATCGGCCTCATCTTCGCAGTCGTCACGTTCGCCGTGCTCACCGAGGGCCTCTTCCGGCGCAAGATCATGGACGCCTCGTACCTGAGCTGGACCGGAGACGACGCGATGGAGCTGCTCGAGTTCTTCGCCATCGCCGTCACCATCGTCGTCGTGGCCGTCCCCGAAGGCCTCCCGCTCGCCGTGACGCTCAGCCTCGCGTTCGccatgaagaagatgatgaacgACAAGGCGCTCGTCCGGCACCTCGCCGCCTGCGAGACCATGGGCTCGGCGACCACCATCTGCAGCGACAAGACCGGCACGCTCACGACCAACCACATGACCGTCGTCAAGGCCTGCATCTGCGGCAACATCAAAGACGTGGAGAGCGCCTCGGACACCAAGAGCTTGTTCTCCGAGCTGCCGGAGTACGCCATGACGCTGCTCTCGCAGTCCATCTTCAACAacaccggcggcgacgtcgtcttCAACAAGAGCGGGAGTCGCGAGATACTTGGCACACCAACCGAGACGGCCATCCTCGAGTTCGGCCTCTCACTCGGCGGCGACTTCCTGGCCGTGCGCAAGGCGAGCACCCTCGTCAAGGTGGAGCCATTCAACTCGGCCAAGAAGAGAATGGGAGTGGTCATCCAGCTCCCCGGAGGAGCAATGCGTGCACACAGCAAGGGCGCGTCAGAGATCATCTTGGCATCTTGCAGCAAGTACCTGAATGATCAAGGCAACGTCGTGCCACTCGACGATGCAACCGTTGCTCACCTGAACGCCACGATCAACAGCTTTGCAAACGAGGCGCTCCGTACCTTGTGCCTTGCCTACGTCGATGTCGGTGACGGGTTCTCGGCGAATGACCAGATTCCTGAAGATGGCTACACCTGCATTGGCATTGTGGGGATCAAAGATCCAGTTCGTCCTGGTGTGAAGGAATCGGTTGCCATCTGCAGGTCGGCAGGGATCATGGTGAGGATGGTCACAGGTGACAACATCAATACAGCGAAGGCGATTGCGCGGGAATGCGGCATTTTGACTGAAGGTGGCATTGCCATTGAAGGACCGGATTTCAGAACCAAGAGTGCAGAGGAACTGAATGAGTTGATACCAAAAATACAAGTAAAGTTTTCGTTGCTTTTGCTGGTCAGTTTAACTGAATTTTCTGGATTTCATTTGCTGATGTGTTCTGGTTTCATGTATCAGGTGATGGCTAGATCTTCACCACTTGACAAGCACACCTTGGTGAAGCATCTCCGGACCACTTTTGATGAAGTTGTTGCGGTTACTGGTGATGGCACAAATGATGCTCCTGCTCTTCATGAAGCTGATATTGGACTTGCAATGGGCATTGCTGGAACTGAGGTGATTTTCCTCAAAGATAGTTGATAGTGTTCCCCTTGCATGAACAATATAATTAATGAATTGCATcacttcgattttttttaaaagtgtatttttgtggcaatttagCCGCTAATTTAGTTGTCTTGAGTTGTACTACCATCCATTTCATGCCCTCATAGTTCTATGCCCTTTTTCACTCCCAAAATTTCTCACTGTGCTATCTGTTTGCAGGTGGCAAAAGAAAGTGCTGACGTGATTATTCTTGACGACAACTTCTCCACTATAGTCACTGTTGCTAAATGGGGTCGGTCAGTGTACATTAATATTCAGAAGTTTGTGCAGTTTCAGCTGACAGTCAATGTGGTCGCTCTGATAGTGAACTTCTCCTCAGCTTGCTTGACAGGTACAGCTAAATGTTGATGTTTTTTACCTCATTCTACTGTATAGAATTGATAGTTTCGTTCCGATTAAAATAACCTTTGATGTTGGTTTCTTGTAATAACTGCACTGCTGATACATGTTCATCTTTTATACTTCTCCTTCACCACTGTTCCTAGTCTGCTGCCTACTGTTTCTAAGTTCAAATACTGTTTAGTGTTAGTGCAGCAGAAATTTTTCGTTAGATTTCAAATGAGTGGCAGAAGAGATGTgctaaaacttaaaaaaataaactaacataaaatttattaatgTGGAAAATCAAGAATTTCCTAGTTTGTTTCATAACTTACTCTTGACTGTTCTTTGTACTTCTGCTTGGCATTCAGGGAGTGCTCCTCTTACTGCTGTCCAACTGCTCTGGGTTAACATGATCATGGACACACTAGGAGCACTGGCATTGGCAACTGAACCTCCAAACGATGAACTGATGAAGAGAACTCCTGTTGGAAGGAAAGGGAACTTCATCAGCAACATTATGTGGAGAAACATCCTGGGACAGGCCTTCTACCAATTCATTGTAATATGGTATCTGCAGACAGAAGGGAAGTGGCTATTTGGACTAAAGGGAGAAAATTCCGATCTAGTCTTGAACACACTCATCTTCAATTGCTTTGTGTTCTGCCAGGTAATTTGAAAGTGCTTGTCACATCTATTTAGTGTCTAAAATAATTCTCTTGCATACATTTTTGCAAAAATAGACCTTAGCTCTTGAATAATATGTTGGCAAATATGTTTTCCAAGGATCAATACTCACATGAATGTAGTACTTCAGCTGTAAAATgatgaatgaaaaatttcagacTATATTTTGCCAATATTAGTGTGCAGTTTCATTAAAATTTTCATTGTTGTGCAGGTGTTCAATGAGGTGAGCTCAAGGGAGATGGAGAGGATAAATGTATTTGAAGGCATTCTAGACAACAACGTgttcgtcgccgtcctcggcaGCACAGTCATCTTCCAGTTCATAATAGTACAGTTCCTGGGTGATTTCGCCAACACGACTCCTCTCACATTGAAGCAGTGGTTCAACTGCATTTTCATCGGTTTCATAGGGATGCCGATCGCTGCTGCGGTCAAGCTGATCCCAGTTGATTTCTAAGTAGGAAAGCAGAACTAATTCAAGAGACGGGACTGAAGTCGGTAGGGATTAGAGACAGTACCATGGGCATAACAAAGTTCTCTTTATGCGCTTGTTTAGATGTGAACCTCTGCCCCCCCTTTTTTTCTTGCAGAGTATGATCCAAGATTGTATGGTGTTTAATGGACTCGTGTAGATCTTTCCTTCACGTCATTTTCCTCATGTTCTTTCCTTGGAATGTTGGAACTTGCAATTGTATATGGATCGCTTGATAAGACATTTGTTTGATTCTACACCCTTGAGTCCTTGACAGGGTGTATGAATTGACTCGTGTAAGTTTCTTCCCTTGTTGCCATCCTACTGTTTTTTTGTGGCCAATCTGGGACTGTAGCAAAGTTACTTGCAATAAAATCAATCGATTTCATTGTACTGGAAACTACAATCTTTGTTCTTTACTCATTGTACTGGAAACTACACTCTGGTTGTCACTAAAACGTGCTTTACTGGACTGCATGTCTGCAGATGCTATCTTTGGTTGTGTCATGATCTGCCATGTTCTCATTCATTCGACATACTCCGTATTACAGTCAGGGAATTTTCAGCATGGTTAGCTGTAGTAGGATTTGTGAAATGCCTCCGCTACCTTCCAAGATCCAAGATATAACGTCACATTTAACTTTGACCACGAATCTCAGTTGCAATCCAAATGCCAGCATCAGCAGATAATATGTACTGGTTGCATGGGCCTGGCAGGCTGTCAGTTACCTTCCTTTTGGCATCCCAGGCTTTTCTCTCTTCACACATCGCATGCAATTGACACACACAATCAACAGGCAGCTTGTGCTTCCATCACTACTGCACCACTTCACCAGTGCCAATACAAAATGCTGCTGACCAGTCAAGCCAGTGACTGGGCATGTTACTGCCCACTATAAAATTCCAACAGCGTCGGCCACCAGTAGCCATGCCCCTGTGAACCGCGGTGAACCCATTTTTTTACCTTGCTGCCAGGCACAAGACAGCCCAACACAACAGATcagtacatgaaaaaaaaatttaccatgtctctctctttctcatgTCATGCTTGTGCATCGCTTTTGGGTTTTGACCGCAATGCCAGTTGCCACCGCCCACGACGAGTCACCAGGGGCTAGAGGAATCCAGTGCAAGGGTTGGTCATCCACAGCCATCTGAATCAGATTCAGATCATTCATGGGGAGTTGTTTCTTTGGTCAAAAACTACAAAGATCCAGACCACACAAAACACAGCAGCTCTTGTACTCCACTTTCATCAGAGGTTTTCACAGTGCTACACTACACGCACTGTCTTCTTGGAGGCAGTTAAAAAATTGGAGGGAAAGGGGAAAGAAGCAGATCCACTCACATGCTCCCCAAGATGAGCAATCCATCAGAACCTCGGCAGCTGGTGAGAGGAAGCTGAAGAGTGAAGAAGAGTCTTTCTTTTGGCCTGTTCCACGTGTCCTAGTGGAGTGTACTACTACTGGAGTAGTGATTTGCATTGCATGATGCACAATTCAGAGAGAGCTAAAGAAGGCAGCGTTACAGCTGCTTTCATGCGAGAGAGACAAACCAACAGTGGCAGTCACCTCCAAGAAGGCAAAGAACAGCAAAGCCATTGCTGAGAAATAGCAAGGCAGGGTGATTTGATGACACGGCACAAAGGCAACATCAGAAAGGCACCGAGCAAACGCATTTCTTCCTTTCGTCCCACAGATATCAATAAACAATTCCCAACCACTCATGGTCAGCAATTGCACACGAGACACGAGAGAGTAGAGTGAAGTACAGTGAGAGAGATGGCCCCTGCCCCCTGGCTATCCAACTACTATCAATCAGTTCTTGCAACAAAAATGTACTACCACTGTTTGGCTTTAGCATCAGGAAATTGCTAATGAACCAAAATGGCATGACTCAACAGAGAGTAACAGATAACCATACAGTATCCACAAAAAATGACTTCTACTCAATACTTGGGAATTGGGATTCCCTCTCTGTCTCCACATCTCAGTGAGGACTTCCTCCCTACTTTGAGCAAGAGCTCTTTATCAGTTTTCAGGCCTTTTCCTCTGCTCTTTACACTAGTACCTTTCTGGGCCAGGGAAAGATCTCCACAAAACCAGAATCTTTCCATTGCTAACTAATCAATCAACTGTAACAATTGCATAATCAGAAGAAGAATCAAATGTTGGCCCCTCCATTTGGCCAACCCCCCCTGAACTTGCAAGAGCACTGACTAGGGCTCAgctgaaacaaaagaaaaagggtgAAAATGATCAACTAAAAATTGCAGAGCTGGACTCCAACCAACATGCTGTCCAGCTCCAGCCTCCAGCTCCTCCCTCTACTGGCGCTGAGGCGAGTGCaaccttttcctcttcttgtcCGGGGTTGCCTCCAAGGTGGTGGCATTATTGGCGCCTCCCATGGCGCTGTCCTCCGATCCCCCAATGTGGGCAACAGAGACACCCGAGGAAGCTACCTCCGTCGTCGATTGCATCGACCTGTCCTCTTGAATCATCATCTTGTTGTAGCAGGAATACACATGCCCCTGCAAGAGAACAACAGCGTTGCAGAATTTACTCTCGACATTGTCATTTCTACCAAGAACTTAAACCTAATGGGATGAGATCTCGCAAAAGAGAAAGTTGGGAGTGCTTACGGTGTCTAGTTGCTGCCATAACGAGCCCACGACCGACTTGAGCTCGTCTAGATTAGGCGCCGTCTCCTTGTTCCGAGCGATGAGGATTGCTGCTAGAGCGATCGTTGATGGCTGGTACCCCACCGAGCTAATGACTGCGAGATTGCGGAAATGAAATGAGATTCTTGCGATCCGATTCGGTGAAATGAAAGCAGAGGGGGGGAATGATCGACCTTTGATCGAGGCGAAGATGCATTCGATGGCGCGCAGGACGATCGCCTTCCGCTCGTCGTGCCGGAATTTCGCGGTGAAGCAGTTCAGGTAGGAGAAGGGTGTCTCGGTGATCATCTGCCACTTGAGCGTGGTGAGGACGAGGAGCTCCATCCGCATCAAGGACGCGCAGTCGTACATGTCCAGCTTGAACtccggcagccgcggcggccggcgctccTCCACCTTCGCCGCCAGCGACAGGCACGCCACCGAGAGGAGCTGCAGCGCCCACTCCTTGTCCCTCTAAAACACCcccacacacaaacacaaaaaaaatggcAATACGGAGTCAGGCATTACGTCGAACACGCACTCGGCATCACGACAACAAGAGTGAGGCGGCGCATCAAGGCAAGCAGG from Oryza glaberrima chromosome 3, OglaRS2, whole genome shotgun sequence carries:
- the LOC127766544 gene encoding calcium-transporting ATPase 2, plasma membrane-type-like, which codes for MESYLKENFGGVKAKHSSDEALGRWRRLVGVVKNPKRRFRFTANLDKRSEAAAMKRSNQEKLRVAVLVSKAALQFIQGLAPASEYTVPDDVKAAGYGICAEELSSIVESHDIKKLKSHGGVEAIAAKLCTSPEDGLPKSRRRQAVREELFGINRFAETESRSFWVFVWEALQDMTLMILAACAFFSLVVGIATEGWPKGAHDGLGIVASILLVVFVTATSDYRQSLQFKDLDKEKKKITVQVSRNGYRQKLSIYDLLAGDIVHLSIGDQVPADGLFLSGFSLLINESSLTGESEPVAVNAENPFLLSGTKVQDGSCKMLVTTVGMRTQWGKLMATLSEGGDDETPLQVKLNGVATIIGKIGLIFAVVTFAVLTEGLFRRKIMDASYLSWTGDDAMELLEFFAIAVTIVVVAVPEGLPLAVTLSLAFAMKKMMNDKALVRHLAACETMGSATTICSDKTGTLTTNHMTVVKACICGNIKDVESASDTKSLFSELPEYAMTLLSQSIFNNTGGDVVFNKSGSREILGTPTETAILEFGLSLGGDFLAVRKASTLVKVEPFNSAKKRMGVVIQLPGGAMRAHSKGASEIILASCSKYLNDQGNVVPLDDATVAHLNATINSFANEALRTLCLAYVDVGDGFSANDQIPEDGYTCIGIVGIKDPVRPGVKESVAICRSAGIMVRMVTGDNINTAKAIARECGILTEGGIAIEGPDFRTKSAEELNELIPKIQVMARSSPLDKHTLVKHLRTTFDEVVAVTGDGTNDAPALHEADIGLAMGIAGTEVAKESADVIILDDNFSTIVTVAKWGRSVYINIQKFVQFQLTVNVVALIVNFSSACLTGSAPLTAVQLLWVNMIMDTLGALALATEPPNDELMKRTPVGRKGNFISNIMWRNILGQAFYQFIVIWYLQTEGKWLFGLKGENSDLVLNTLIFNCFVFCQVFNEVSSREMERINVFEGILDNNVFVAVLGSTVIFQFIIVQFLGDFANTTPLTLKQWFNCIFIGFIGMPIAAAVKLIPVDF
- the LOC127766545 gene encoding cyclin-D5-3 yields the protein MGDASASTSAPATPTSTLICREDGNDLFSADPADDDGGGGGSGGDWELSIADDDHVLLMDRDDEYLALMLSKERCAGGGGGGERGDEEEEEMVEEWMKNARAWCVGWIVKTNAGFRFSLKTAYVAVTYLDRFLARRCVDRDKEWALQLLSVACLSLAAKVEERRPPRLPEFKLDMYDCASLMRMELLVLTTLKWQMITETPFSYLNCFTAKFRHDERKAIVLRAIECIFASIKVISSVGYQPSTIALAAILIARNKETAPNLDELKSVVGSLWQQLDTGHVYSCYNKMMIQEDRSMQSTTEVASSGVSVAHIGGSEDSAMGGANNATTLEATPDKKRKRLHSPQRQ